In Rhodopirellula islandica, one DNA window encodes the following:
- a CDS encoding DUF5060 domain-containing protein, which translates to MAMTFACCVTALAQKPNTVFEEAKGFVKVEAEDFASQTNTDKRAFYLTTAESTPSIQPDGDPSHAESASGGAYLEILPDTRRTHADKLIHGTNFSPQPGKMAVLTYRVNVQTPGRYYVWVRAYSTGGEDNGLHVGLDGTWPESGQRLQWCQGKHSWYWDSKQRTEAQHCGEPGKIFLDIHEPGEHKIHFSMREDGFEFDQWLMTTDPNFKRPPAGPSAKPQQASEKVTLALPAKEFEFKSDGYYLDQGKWLAINPDRNKKAAAQKVFPFPSGRYDITLKAVGENDGQSTYTLSADKESIGSFTCPLADQTYAEGEQFHKTFANVQVTEGAELEVTSQIASADGQEFSRARWSELTFTPANAATAKVAAKFAKENNQSVAKASAKSDSKDRSGSPTKPVSDQPLQMPREKDGDGTVKVSGEKRMWHKITLTLDGPYAHEKDNAPNPFLDYRLDVEFQHESGKQHLVPGYFAANGDAANSSAESGTQWRAHFAPDETGTWTYTVRFVKGKNASIDRDASSAALAPFDGKTGKFTVAKTNKSGRDLRAHGRLQYVNKPHLQFAGSETYFLKAGADAPETLLGYAEFDGTVAGKPGRVPLKKYAPHIGDWRRGDPTWKDGQGKGLIGAVNYLSSKGCNAFSFLTYNAGGDGDNVWPFIQRDDKLHYDCSKLDQWGIVFDHGTQNGMYLHFKLQETENDDHRQGQKSNGYKPESLDGGKLGTQRKLYLREIIARFSHNLALNWNLSEETTQTADEHLAMLNYIEEMDPYGHHRVLHTYPGQQDLKYDALIGDKSNLTGVSLQNSHIKDTHSQTVKWCEKSREAGKPWVVAFDESGSAAHGQCPDLGYRGYDGHDKTGKMTYTQHEVRKQTLWGNFMGGGGGVEYYFGYQYDENDLACEDWRSRDQSWDACRIAIEFFQNNSIPFWDMTNADELIGNDKHDNSKYCLAKTGEVYVVYLPNGGTTSIDLSDADGEFQVQWYNARSGGDLQSGSVKTVSGGGSVNIGNPPADADQDWAVLLRK; encoded by the coding sequence ATGGCAATGACGTTTGCCTGTTGTGTCACCGCCTTGGCCCAAAAACCGAACACAGTGTTCGAGGAAGCCAAAGGATTTGTGAAAGTCGAGGCGGAAGATTTCGCGTCGCAAACGAACACCGACAAACGCGCCTTCTATTTGACAACCGCAGAGTCGACTCCCTCGATCCAACCTGACGGAGACCCATCGCACGCGGAGAGCGCCAGCGGCGGCGCTTACCTGGAAATTTTGCCTGACACACGGCGCACGCACGCGGACAAATTGATCCACGGCACCAACTTTTCACCGCAGCCCGGCAAAATGGCCGTGTTGACCTACCGTGTGAACGTGCAGACTCCTGGTCGTTACTACGTGTGGGTACGAGCGTACTCGACCGGTGGTGAAGACAACGGGTTGCATGTTGGCCTCGATGGGACTTGGCCCGAATCGGGACAACGTCTGCAATGGTGTCAAGGCAAACATTCGTGGTACTGGGACAGCAAACAGCGAACCGAGGCACAACACTGCGGCGAACCAGGCAAGATCTTCCTGGACATTCATGAGCCCGGCGAACACAAGATCCACTTCTCGATGCGAGAAGACGGGTTCGAGTTTGACCAATGGTTGATGACCACCGATCCAAATTTCAAACGGCCCCCAGCGGGACCTTCCGCGAAGCCCCAACAAGCTTCCGAAAAAGTAACCCTTGCATTGCCCGCCAAAGAATTCGAATTCAAGAGCGATGGCTACTACTTGGACCAAGGCAAATGGTTGGCGATCAACCCTGATCGCAACAAAAAGGCTGCTGCACAGAAGGTGTTTCCGTTTCCTAGCGGCCGCTATGACATCACGTTGAAGGCCGTGGGAGAAAACGATGGCCAATCGACCTACACGCTGTCTGCTGACAAAGAGTCCATCGGTTCGTTCACTTGCCCATTGGCTGACCAGACTTACGCCGAAGGCGAACAGTTCCACAAAACCTTTGCGAACGTCCAGGTCACCGAGGGTGCTGAATTAGAAGTCACTTCTCAGATCGCATCGGCAGACGGCCAAGAGTTCAGCCGAGCACGCTGGAGCGAATTGACGTTCACTCCCGCGAATGCTGCGACCGCCAAGGTCGCAGCCAAATTCGCGAAAGAGAATAATCAGTCCGTCGCGAAAGCGTCTGCCAAGTCCGATTCGAAAGATCGCAGCGGCAGTCCCACCAAACCGGTCAGCGATCAACCGCTCCAAATGCCTCGCGAAAAGGATGGCGACGGCACGGTCAAAGTCAGTGGCGAAAAACGCATGTGGCACAAGATCACGCTGACACTCGATGGTCCGTATGCTCACGAGAAAGACAACGCTCCGAACCCATTCTTGGACTATCGATTGGATGTCGAGTTTCAACACGAGAGCGGCAAACAGCACTTGGTCCCGGGATACTTCGCCGCCAATGGCGATGCCGCGAATTCGTCTGCAGAATCAGGCACTCAGTGGCGTGCTCACTTTGCTCCAGATGAAACGGGAACCTGGACCTACACCGTTCGATTCGTCAAAGGCAAGAACGCTTCGATTGATCGAGATGCCTCCTCAGCAGCATTGGCACCCTTCGACGGAAAGACGGGGAAGTTCACCGTCGCCAAGACCAACAAGTCCGGTCGTGACTTGCGTGCTCACGGACGCTTGCAATACGTCAACAAACCTCACCTGCAATTCGCGGGCAGTGAAACGTACTTCCTCAAAGCCGGCGCCGACGCGCCTGAAACCTTGCTGGGCTACGCTGAGTTCGACGGGACCGTTGCTGGCAAACCGGGCAGGGTGCCTTTGAAGAAGTACGCACCACACATTGGCGATTGGCGACGTGGCGACCCAACCTGGAAAGACGGCCAAGGCAAGGGTTTGATCGGTGCGGTCAACTACCTTTCATCGAAAGGCTGCAATGCGTTTTCATTCTTGACCTACAACGCAGGCGGAGACGGCGACAACGTTTGGCCTTTCATCCAGCGTGACGACAAACTGCATTATGACTGCAGCAAACTGGACCAGTGGGGCATCGTCTTTGACCACGGAACCCAAAACGGCATGTACCTGCATTTCAAGTTGCAGGAAACCGAGAACGATGACCATCGCCAAGGTCAAAAGTCCAACGGCTACAAACCGGAATCGCTCGATGGTGGCAAACTCGGCACGCAGCGAAAGTTGTACTTGCGAGAAATCATCGCTCGCTTCAGTCACAACCTGGCATTGAACTGGAACCTTTCCGAAGAGACCACGCAAACCGCCGACGAACATCTCGCGATGCTGAACTACATCGAAGAAATGGACCCTTACGGGCACCATCGCGTCTTGCACACTTACCCCGGTCAGCAAGACCTCAAGTACGATGCTTTGATTGGTGACAAGTCCAACCTGACTGGCGTGTCACTGCAAAACAGCCACATCAAGGACACTCACTCACAAACCGTGAAGTGGTGTGAAAAATCACGCGAGGCTGGCAAACCTTGGGTGGTTGCCTTTGATGAATCGGGATCGGCCGCCCACGGCCAGTGTCCCGACCTTGGTTACCGCGGTTACGACGGCCACGACAAAACCGGAAAGATGACCTACACCCAACATGAAGTCCGCAAGCAAACCTTGTGGGGCAACTTCATGGGTGGTGGTGGCGGAGTCGAATACTACTTCGGCTATCAATACGACGAGAACGACCTTGCGTGCGAAGATTGGCGAAGTCGCGATCAGAGCTGGGACGCGTGCCGGATCGCGATTGAGTTCTTCCAAAACAACTCGATCCCGTTTTGGGACATGACCAACGCCGACGAACTGATTGGCAACGACAAGCACGACAATTCGAAGTATTGCTTGGCGAAGACTGGTGAGGTGTACGTGGTGTATTTGCCAAACGGAGGCACAACGTCCATCGACCTGAGTGATGCCGATGGCGAGTTCCAAGTGCAGTGGTACAACGCCCGCAGCGGGGGCGATCTGCAATCGGGTTCCGTCAAAACCGTTTCGGGCGGCGGTTCGGTCAACATCGGCAATCCTCCCGCCGACGCCGATCAAGATTGGGCCGTGTTGCTACGGAAGTAG
- a CDS encoding DUF2853 family protein has product MAFKVVSSVTVHYKRVVNYAPFLLPTRDTVMEKYLANVKKYVPNPIEDAVESLVNHLRLALANRDSSTVAATDPEELAGIRSGYCSVNLDLTSEQADAAIQKVCEIMKGDKAKCRVTFYYLLAQESDTMHRVAG; this is encoded by the coding sequence ATGGCTTTCAAGGTTGTTTCGTCGGTCACTGTCCACTACAAACGGGTGGTCAATTACGCCCCTTTTTTGCTCCCAACCAGAGACACAGTCATGGAAAAATACCTGGCGAACGTGAAGAAGTATGTCCCCAATCCCATCGAAGACGCGGTGGAATCCTTGGTCAACCACCTGCGGTTGGCCTTGGCAAACCGTGACTCGTCAACCGTTGCGGCAACCGACCCGGAAGAACTCGCCGGTATCAGGAGCGGTTACTGTTCAGTGAACTTGGACCTGACGTCCGAACAAGCCGACGCGGCCATCCAAAAGGTGTGCGAGATCATGAAGGGTGACAAAGCGAAATGTCGCGTCACGTTCTACTATTTGTTGGCACAGGAAAGCGATACCATGCACCGAGTGGCGGGATGA
- a CDS encoding threonine aldolase family protein, with protein MFFASDNWAGAADPIAESLSRHAKGMSPAYGTSDLDRRLEQRFNELFETDLEVFFVGTGTAANSLALSAVNRPGGFVLCHRDAHLIEDECGAPEFFTSGARLAPVSGDHGRICPRALQKQLRRFDPNFVHHGQPMAVSITQATEVGTVYNVDQLKEISGIVHEHKLPLHMDGARFANALVHLDLTPAEMTWKAGVDVLSFGGTKNGCWCAEAIIFFRPELAKQMPFIRKRAAQLFSKTRFIAAQFHAYLDDDLWLGLARHANAMAARLATGIEKSSQAELAWQNETNEVFVVIEKEHAERLQSAGARFYAWPTPNDSTTDPPEGHGMYRFVTSFCTDPAEIDQFLGLLG; from the coding sequence ATGTTTTTTGCGAGTGACAATTGGGCCGGCGCCGCCGACCCGATTGCGGAATCCTTGAGTCGCCATGCGAAGGGTATGTCCCCCGCCTACGGGACAAGCGATCTGGATCGCCGCCTCGAACAACGATTCAATGAGTTGTTCGAAACGGACTTGGAAGTGTTCTTTGTCGGGACCGGTACCGCCGCGAATTCGCTGGCGCTGTCCGCCGTGAACCGACCGGGTGGGTTTGTGCTCTGCCACCGCGATGCTCATTTGATTGAAGATGAATGTGGGGCACCTGAATTCTTCACCTCGGGGGCTCGCTTGGCACCCGTGTCTGGTGATCATGGAAGGATCTGCCCGCGAGCCTTGCAGAAGCAATTGCGACGGTTTGACCCTAATTTTGTCCATCATGGACAACCGATGGCGGTCAGCATCACGCAAGCGACGGAAGTGGGCACGGTCTACAACGTTGATCAACTGAAAGAGATCAGCGGGATTGTTCACGAACACAAACTTCCGCTGCACATGGATGGGGCAAGATTCGCGAACGCACTTGTTCATCTGGACCTGACTCCGGCCGAGATGACTTGGAAGGCTGGCGTGGACGTGTTGTCGTTTGGTGGGACAAAGAATGGGTGTTGGTGCGCCGAGGCGATCATCTTCTTTCGCCCTGAGCTCGCCAAGCAGATGCCGTTCATCCGCAAGCGAGCCGCCCAGCTGTTCTCGAAAACGCGATTCATCGCCGCTCAGTTTCATGCTTACTTGGACGATGACCTCTGGCTGGGATTGGCCCGGCATGCCAACGCGATGGCCGCTCGATTGGCCACAGGGATTGAAAAATCGTCCCAGGCAGAACTGGCTTGGCAGAACGAAACCAACGAGGTGTTCGTGGTGATCGAGAAAGAACACGCCGAACGTCTGCAATCGGCAGGGGCACGCTTCTACGCCTGGCCAACCCCCAACGACTCCACCACAGACCCTCCCGAGGGGCATGGTATGTATCGATTCGTGACTTCCTTCTGCACGGATCCCGCCGAAATCGATCAATTCCTGGGTTTGTTGGGGTAG
- a CDS encoding GGDEF domain-containing protein, which produces MPIESLRLLLVEDNDLDAMFITRVFERATVIDAQIERASSLGEAFEKLGQSDFDIVLLDLGLPDSNGLQSIRAIRERTTSIPIVVQTGDDRIETGFAAIEAGAQDFLSKHDLKDHLLTRLTVHAILRQRQMLELQEASLRDSMTGIANRRCCDIEFKRRSEILSHDGVPFCVGIVDIDHFKSVNDSGGHDLGDRVIRQVARSLRDTCRPKDLVARIGGEEFAVIFSDTTIDELGSLQQKHRRAIEELESLTEEIKVTVSIGATCVLASDDNRSAFQRADSALYTAKKAGRNQCRIETAIRPAINGQIA; this is translated from the coding sequence ATGCCCATCGAATCCCTTCGTTTATTATTGGTCGAAGACAACGATTTGGATGCGATGTTCATCACGCGTGTGTTCGAACGCGCCACCGTGATCGATGCCCAAATTGAACGCGCCTCTTCGTTGGGGGAAGCGTTTGAAAAGCTCGGTCAAAGTGATTTCGACATCGTCCTGTTGGACTTGGGGTTGCCGGACAGCAATGGTTTGCAATCGATTCGAGCCATTCGCGAACGCACCACTTCGATCCCAATCGTGGTGCAAACCGGTGACGACAGAATCGAAACAGGATTTGCCGCGATCGAAGCAGGGGCTCAAGATTTCCTGTCCAAGCACGACTTGAAGGATCACTTGCTGACCCGTCTGACGGTCCATGCAATTCTGCGGCAACGGCAGATGCTCGAACTTCAGGAAGCTTCCCTTCGTGACTCCATGACTGGGATCGCGAATCGCCGCTGCTGTGACATCGAATTCAAACGCCGTTCAGAAATTCTCTCGCATGATGGTGTTCCATTTTGCGTGGGCATCGTTGACATCGATCATTTCAAATCGGTCAACGATTCAGGTGGGCACGATTTGGGCGACCGCGTGATTCGCCAAGTCGCACGAAGCCTTCGTGACACCTGCCGACCGAAGGACTTGGTGGCCCGGATTGGTGGCGAAGAATTCGCGGTGATCTTCTCGGACACCACGATCGATGAGCTGGGATCTCTTCAGCAAAAACACCGACGCGCGATCGAGGAATTGGAATCTCTCACAGAAGAGATCAAAGTGACCGTGAGCATCGGCGCCACCTGTGTGTTGGCATCGGACGACAACCGATCTGCCTTCCAACGCGCCGACTCTGCGCTGTACACCGCGAAGAAAGCCGGTCGCAATCAATGCCGAATTGAGACTGCGATTCGACCGGCGATCAACGGGCAGATTGCCTGA
- a CDS encoding sugar porter family MFS transporter, translating to MNQRVFLWSLTSSLAGFLFGFDTVVISGAEKAIQSLWALGDFQHGLALSAALWGTVVGSLVGGWPTDKFGRKNTLLWIGILYLVSAIWSGLATGMNSFMLARFIGGLGVGISTVAAPLYISEISPPEQRGTLTGMFQFNIVFGILVAFASNYLIGSWVTENAWRWMLAVESLPALIFTAMCFQLPASPRWLIAIRKDRSAGVTVLKQLRPEASEADIQQTVDEIVASVRAESDTTPAEPFWSRRLFTPISIAFLVAFFNQLSGINAILYFSPRIFELAGMGEQTALLKSIGIGVTNLIFTFVGLYLIDRLGRRTLLLIGSVGYVLSLGTCAYAFQSETFAIVPACIFAFIAAHAMGQGAVIWVLISEVFPNEHRAAGQALGSFTHWIFAAILTLVFPSVVDHFQPSMIFGFFCFMMILQGLWVFTMLPETKGISLEQMEAKLGIRN from the coding sequence TTGAACCAGCGCGTTTTCTTGTGGAGTTTGACTTCGTCCTTGGCGGGATTCCTGTTTGGTTTTGACACCGTTGTCATTTCTGGAGCAGAGAAAGCCATTCAGAGTTTGTGGGCGTTGGGAGACTTTCAGCACGGACTCGCATTGAGCGCTGCCCTGTGGGGAACCGTTGTGGGGTCGTTGGTAGGCGGCTGGCCCACCGACAAGTTCGGGCGCAAGAACACCTTGTTGTGGATTGGGATCCTGTACTTGGTGTCGGCCATCTGGTCGGGGCTCGCGACCGGCATGAACTCTTTCATGCTCGCTCGATTCATCGGCGGGTTAGGAGTTGGCATCTCAACGGTCGCTGCGCCGCTCTACATCTCCGAGATCTCACCGCCGGAACAACGTGGCACCCTGACTGGGATGTTCCAATTCAACATTGTCTTTGGAATCCTCGTCGCGTTTGCGTCCAATTACTTGATCGGGTCCTGGGTCACCGAGAACGCGTGGCGATGGATGTTGGCGGTGGAATCCCTGCCGGCATTGATCTTCACAGCCATGTGTTTCCAACTGCCCGCCAGCCCCCGATGGCTGATCGCGATTCGGAAAGATCGGTCCGCGGGCGTGACCGTCCTGAAACAGTTGCGTCCCGAGGCGTCCGAAGCCGACATCCAGCAGACGGTCGACGAGATTGTCGCGTCCGTCCGAGCGGAGTCTGACACAACGCCCGCCGAGCCCTTTTGGAGTCGGCGATTGTTCACACCGATTTCGATCGCGTTCCTGGTTGCGTTCTTCAATCAGCTTTCCGGGATCAACGCGATTCTGTACTTCTCGCCACGCATTTTTGAATTGGCGGGGATGGGTGAACAGACCGCTTTGCTGAAGTCCATTGGGATTGGTGTGACCAACCTGATCTTCACATTCGTCGGGCTGTACTTGATCGACCGACTGGGCCGGCGCACGTTGTTGCTGATCGGATCGGTGGGCTACGTCCTGTCGCTGGGCACCTGCGCTTACGCGTTTCAATCCGAAACGTTTGCCATCGTTCCCGCGTGTATTTTTGCTTTCATCGCGGCGCACGCCATGGGACAAGGGGCCGTCATTTGGGTGCTGATTTCAGAAGTCTTTCCCAACGAACACCGTGCTGCGGGACAGGCGCTGGGCAGCTTCACTCATTGGATCTTTGCCGCGATTTTGACATTGGTATTCCCGTCTGTCGTCGATCATTTCCAACCGTCGATGATCTTTGGGTTCTTTTGCTTCATGATGATTCTGCAAGGACTCTGGGTCTTCACGATGCTGCCGGAAACCAAAGGCATTTCATTGGAGCAAATGGAAGCGAAACTCGGCATTCGCAACTGA
- a CDS encoding proton-conducting transporter transmembrane domain-containing protein, protein MSELHFPWIECSILVPLLGVLWLQWRGNGERALRDTVVVCVVTLLLTIGELVDFTMIGAFEAHDHWAFLRWIFPPDVFVIDELSAFQLPLAALIFMVIVLSTLRTKAPRFSLELALISESLVLATFSCRASWALIILLVASTIPPFLELRRRKRCTRIYCLHMGLFAGLLVVGYGWLTMVDPSSSAVLIPGAFLTAAGLLRSGIFPLHLWMTDLFEKATFGTAILHTTPLVGAYAVMRLVLPIAPSWALQSIAVLSLFTAVYAGAMALVQSDARRMFCFLLLSQSSLILVGLELVTPIGLTGALCLWLSVAMSLTGFGITLRCIEARISRISLDEFHGLYPQMPMLAGFFLLTGLASIGFPATVGFVGMELLIEGAVEVYPLVGTMVVIATAFCGVAVLLAYFRVFTGCENRTVISMRARPAERFAILLLTLLLLGGGLYPQPGIASRYHAAKELTRLRSNASFEDAPAEPAAHGHALAAAHISE, encoded by the coding sequence TTGTCTGAACTGCATTTTCCCTGGATCGAGTGTTCGATCCTTGTTCCGCTTCTCGGCGTGTTGTGGCTGCAATGGCGTGGCAATGGCGAACGCGCCTTGCGTGACACCGTCGTGGTGTGCGTTGTGACGTTGTTGCTGACGATCGGCGAATTGGTGGACTTCACCATGATCGGCGCCTTCGAAGCCCATGATCATTGGGCGTTTCTGCGCTGGATTTTTCCGCCGGATGTCTTTGTCATCGACGAGCTGAGTGCCTTTCAATTGCCATTGGCGGCTTTGATCTTCATGGTCATCGTGCTGTCAACGCTCCGCACGAAGGCGCCCCGGTTCTCACTCGAACTGGCATTGATATCCGAATCGTTGGTCTTGGCCACGTTCAGCTGTCGAGCGTCTTGGGCTTTGATCATTTTGCTCGTCGCTTCGACGATCCCTCCTTTCTTGGAATTGCGCCGTCGCAAACGCTGCACCCGGATTTATTGTTTGCACATGGGATTGTTCGCCGGATTGCTGGTCGTTGGTTACGGATGGTTGACAATGGTCGATCCCAGTTCATCTGCGGTTCTGATCCCGGGTGCGTTTTTGACAGCCGCCGGACTGCTTCGAAGCGGTATTTTCCCGCTGCACTTGTGGATGACAGATCTATTTGAAAAAGCCACCTTCGGCACCGCGATCTTGCACACGACTCCATTGGTGGGTGCCTACGCGGTGATGCGTCTGGTGCTGCCGATCGCTCCGTCATGGGCGCTGCAAAGCATCGCGGTGTTGTCCTTGTTCACCGCGGTGTATGCCGGTGCGATGGCATTGGTGCAATCAGATGCTCGCCGAATGTTTTGCTTTTTGCTGCTGTCTCAGTCCTCCTTGATTTTGGTGGGCTTGGAACTGGTCACCCCAATCGGTCTGACCGGCGCGCTGTGTTTGTGGCTGTCGGTGGCGATGTCGCTGACGGGGTTTGGAATCACACTGCGATGCATCGAAGCTCGCATCTCACGAATCTCACTCGATGAATTCCATGGCCTGTACCCGCAGATGCCCATGCTGGCCGGTTTCTTCTTGCTGACAGGACTGGCGTCGATTGGGTTTCCAGCGACGGTGGGATTTGTCGGGATGGAATTGCTGATCGAAGGTGCGGTGGAGGTTTATCCACTGGTGGGAACCATGGTGGTGATCGCGACTGCATTCTGTGGTGTCGCGGTTTTACTGGCTTACTTTCGCGTCTTCACCGGCTGCGAGAACCGAACCGTGATTTCAATGCGAGCCCGGCCTGCTGAGCGATTCGCCATTTTGCTGCTGACGTTGTTGCTGCTGGGAGGCGGACTGTACCCACAACCCGGGATCGCGTCTCGCTACCACGCCGCGAAAGAGTTGACTCGTTTACGGAGCAACGCATCGTTTGAGGATGCTCCTGCGGAACCGGCGGCGCATGGGCACGCGTTGGCCGCAGCACACATTTCGGAATGA
- a CDS encoding proton-conducting transporter transmembrane domain-containing protein, whose protein sequence is MSTLDIFFHSLGTAVVASPVLLLAVLGLSLLFNRPFSETATVRLTQMSVLLSLLPAIAILIAMLATGIRNVPIEFGNWVTIPEQAFHFHLKFTFDRLSIPFLMLSCVLCGVVGEFSRRYLHREQGFARFFLFYAIFYCGMVLSSLAGTIETLFVGWEMVGLSSALLIAYFHERENPVRNGQRVWTIYRLSDAALLIAAITMHHMVGEGDFGGLMSSGIWPEGTAAVTPSQALLVGTLLLIGAAGKSALFPFSGWLPRAMEGPTPSSAIFYGALSVHLGAYLLLRLSPLIEASLALQMMVLSLGAISAIGGALMSRVQNDVKTSLAYASLTQVGIIVVEIGLGLRYLALIHIMGHATLRTMQLLRAPTLLRDYNDLENKIGSRLTQPSWSGVRWLPQSAQRWCYRFGFDRGFMDIALDRWVAGPFVKCFRACNECEQKITRWLSREPDANTEETSPDLANDTSQDISTAA, encoded by the coding sequence ATGAGCACTCTGGATATCTTCTTTCACTCGCTGGGGACCGCCGTGGTTGCCAGCCCCGTGTTGCTCCTGGCTGTGCTGGGTTTGTCGCTGCTGTTCAATCGTCCGTTCAGCGAAACCGCCACGGTTCGTCTGACACAAATGTCGGTGTTGCTGTCGCTGCTGCCAGCCATCGCGATTTTGATCGCGATGTTGGCGACCGGCATTCGCAACGTCCCGATTGAATTTGGAAACTGGGTCACGATTCCTGAGCAAGCGTTTCACTTCCATCTGAAGTTCACCTTCGATCGATTGAGCATTCCGTTCTTAATGCTGTCATGCGTTTTGTGCGGCGTCGTCGGTGAATTCTCGCGGCGATACCTGCACCGCGAGCAAGGCTTTGCCCGGTTCTTTTTGTTCTATGCCATCTTTTATTGTGGGATGGTGCTGTCCTCCTTGGCAGGCACGATTGAGACCCTGTTCGTTGGTTGGGAGATGGTCGGTCTGTCGTCAGCGTTGTTGATCGCCTACTTCCATGAACGCGAAAATCCGGTTCGCAACGGGCAACGCGTCTGGACGATCTACCGACTCTCAGACGCCGCCTTGTTGATCGCCGCGATCACCATGCATCACATGGTGGGGGAAGGTGACTTTGGCGGGTTGATGAGTTCAGGGATCTGGCCCGAAGGCACCGCAGCGGTGACGCCTTCTCAGGCGTTGCTGGTCGGCACATTGTTGTTGATTGGTGCGGCAGGGAAATCGGCGTTGTTTCCGTTCAGCGGATGGTTGCCGCGAGCAATGGAAGGCCCCACTCCTTCGAGCGCCATTTTCTATGGTGCATTGTCAGTGCACTTGGGTGCCTATTTGTTGCTTCGACTCAGCCCACTGATTGAAGCCTCGCTCGCATTGCAAATGATGGTGTTGTCACTGGGAGCAATCTCTGCGATCGGTGGCGCGTTGATGTCTCGGGTTCAGAACGACGTGAAGACATCGCTGGCGTACGCCTCGCTCACCCAGGTCGGAATCATCGTGGTCGAAATTGGGCTGGGACTCCGTTATCTCGCGTTGATTCACATCATGGGCCACGCGACGTTGCGAACGATGCAGTTGCTTCGTGCTCCAACACTGCTTCGTGACTACAACGACCTCGAAAACAAGATCGGCTCGCGTTTGACGCAACCGTCTTGGTCGGGCGTGCGTTGGCTGCCCCAATCCGCTCAACGTTGGTGCTACCGATTTGGTTTCGACCGCGGCTTCATGGACATCGCCCTGGACCGCTGGGTCGCGGGTCCGTTTGTGAAGTGTTTCCGCGCCTGCAACGAGTGCGAACAAAAAATCACTCGTTGGCTTTCACGGGAACCGGACGCAAACACGGAAGAGACTTCGCCGGACTTAGCCAACGACACATCACAAGACATCTCCACCGCCGCTTAG